Part of the Mycobacterium sp. 050128 genome, CCACTTCAACTACCATCGACCACACTCTGCCGCCGACGGCCAACCACCAGCATCACGACTCACCACCGGCGTCACCAACGTGCTGTCCTCCTACATCTAGCTCACTGCCCGCCGCCACCAGCATTCCGCCGACCATGAAGGAGCGCTGCCCGACCCAAAACGTGCCCAGCACCTGCAACCCCATCGCCGCGCCGATGAACCAGGGCGCTGCCAGATCGACGATCGACCGTACGTTCTCGAATCCGAACCGGCGATGCACCGCAGTGCCGAGCGCGCGGCCTTGAACGCGCATGACGATCGGCACCTTGGTATCGGAGCCCAAGATCTCCAGCAAGACAATGCCGGTCTCGATGTTCTCCATGTCGTCCTTGGTCACCACCGCCACGCCCCGGGCACGCTCGACGTGTGCCGATTCCAGCGTCTGGCGCATCGTTGAATCCCCGAAGATCACCGGCACGTCGAGTTTGGCGATGGTCGAAAGGAACCGGTTGTTCTCGTTCGGCTCGATGACTAGGACGTCGTATCCGGCAGCGGTCAGATCGGTCACCACGCGCACGCCAATTGAGCCCAGTCCGACCACGACGACGTGGTCGCGCATATGGCGTGCCCGGCGCAGCCCGGCCGTTTGGAGGAATCGGCGCGACAACAGCAGGTCGGCTAAGAATGCGACCGGGAGGGCAGTGACTATGACGCCGCCGAACATCACTCCGACGGCGAACAGCCGCAGCAAAGGAGATTGTTGGGCGAAGCTGAAATCGCCGTAGCCCACGGTCGTGACGGTCTCGGACGCGAAGTACAGGGCGTCGATCCACGACATACTCGGGTGCTGGTAGTAAAACCGAACCAAGGCAGTCGAGCCGAGCGTCAACAACACCGCGAAGGCCAGTGAGGGAAACAGCATCGGGTTCACGTCGTCGCGCATGGCGCGAACAGCATCGATGACGCGTCGCACCCGGGAATGACGAGAGCGCGTCGCGGTGGCAGGAGGCACTGTGATCCCGCGGGCTTGCAACTCGTCTTTGACGCCAATCATCGAGGTCCAGTCGCCGGCGTAGACCCGCAGATCCCGTCCCGGACATGGCACTACCTCGCCCGGTGCGGGTGAGTTCTTGCCGTGAACCACTGCCACGGGTGCCAGGTCTGCGTGGATCTCGCGCAGCGTCGCGTCGTACGGTGCCTCGGACCCCCAGACGACGAATTCGATACCGGCCGTGTCGAACTGGTGCGCGTTGCGCGACAGTACCGCCTCGACGAGGGATGGGGTCGCGAGCTCGGCGACGTCCAAGATCGCGCCAGGGCCGTTGACGGCGGTGACCGCTTCGCGCAGCACGTCGTTGGCCAGACGGGCAACCACGCGGACGTTGGGACTGTATTCGCGTGCCAGCAAAGCGATTTCGAGGTTGACCGCATCATTGGGTCCCGCACACACGACGGCGCGGGCGCGATGCACCCCGGCGCCAAGGAGATCCGCGGCTGTGTTGATCTTGATGATCCGCGCGCCAGCGCCTCTGAGCTCTTCGGCGATGGTCTTCGACAGCGGGTCGTCGCCGCTGACGATGATTTCGCGATGGAATTGAAAGACTTCGCCCATTTCGCGTGATTGTTCTCGTTCGTTTGTTTGCACCAGCGTCGGCTGGCTCATATGACTATCGGGCACAACGTCGGTTAGCGCCACCGGAGGAGCCAGGGAAAGTCAACGCCGATCTTTATGAGGCGCAACAGGTTCGACTCGAATGCGTCACGTGGACGAAATAGTTGAGGCGTAGAAAGCGCTGTCGCGCCATTAAGCAAAGGAGCATTCCTTGTCCGACAAGACGCCCGACGACATCTTCAAGCTCGCCAAGGATCAGAACGTCGAGTACGTCGACGTCCGCTTCTGCGACCTGCCAGGAACCATGCAGCACTTCACGATTCCGATCTACGCCTTCGACGGGAACGTGTTTGACGAGGGCTTGGCCTTCGACGGTTCCTCGATTCGCGGGTTCCAGTCGATCCACGAATCCGACATGTTGCTGCTTCCCGATCCAGAAACCGCGACCATCGATCCGTTTCGTGCGCACAAGACGCTCAACGTCAACTTCTTCGTGCACGACCCCTTCACATTCGAGGTGTATTCGCGCGACCCGCGCAATGTCGCACGCAAGGCGGAAAATTACTTGATCAGCTCCGGCATTGCGGACATCGCGTATTTCGGCCCGGAAGCCGAGTTCTACATCTTCGACTCGGTGAGCTTCGACTCGCGCACCAACGGCTCGTTCTACAAGGTGGACGCGACGTCTGGGTGGTGGAACACCGGAGAAGCGAACGAGTCCGACGGCACCCCCAACCTCGGCTACAAGGTCCGCCCCAAGGGCGGGTACTTCCCGGTGGCGCCCACCGACCATTACGTCGACTTACGCGATGAGATTCTCACCCATCTGACCAATGCCGGCTTTGCCCTGGAGAAGGGCCACCACGAAGTGGGCAGCGGTGGTCAGGCCGAGATCAATTACAAGTTCAACACCCTGCTGCATGCGGCTGACGACCATCAGATGTTCAAATACATCGTCAAGCAAACGGCTTGGCAGGCAGGTAAAACCGTGACGTTCATGCCTAAGCCGCTGTTCGGTGACAACGGTTCCGGCATGCACTGCCACCAATCGTTGTGGAAAGACGGCATCCCGCTGATGTACGACGACACGGGGTACGCCGGCCTGTCGGACACCGCGCGCCACTACATCGGCGGACTGCTGTACCACGCGCCGTCGCTGCTGGCGTTCACTAACCCGACGGTGAACTCCTACAAGCGCTTGGTGCCCGGCTACGAGGCCCCGATCAACCTGGTGTATAGCCAGCGCAACCGGTCGGCGTGCGTGCGTATCCCCATTACCGGCAGCAACCCGAAGGCCAAGCGGCTGGAGTTCCGCTGCCCCGACTCGTCGGGAAACCCATATCTGTCGTTCGCCGCCCAGTTGATGGCGGGGCTGGACGGGATCAAACACAAGATCGAGCCCCCACCCCCGGTCGACAAGGACCTCTACGAGCTACCGCCCGACGAGGCCGCGGAGATTCCGCAGGCTCCCACCCAGCTGGCCGCGGTGATCGACC contains:
- the glnA gene encoding type I glutamate--ammonia ligase — its product is MSDKTPDDIFKLAKDQNVEYVDVRFCDLPGTMQHFTIPIYAFDGNVFDEGLAFDGSSIRGFQSIHESDMLLLPDPETATIDPFRAHKTLNVNFFVHDPFTFEVYSRDPRNVARKAENYLISSGIADIAYFGPEAEFYIFDSVSFDSRTNGSFYKVDATSGWWNTGEANESDGTPNLGYKVRPKGGYFPVAPTDHYVDLRDEILTHLTNAGFALEKGHHEVGSGGQAEINYKFNTLLHAADDHQMFKYIVKQTAWQAGKTVTFMPKPLFGDNGSGMHCHQSLWKDGIPLMYDDTGYAGLSDTARHYIGGLLYHAPSLLAFTNPTVNSYKRLVPGYEAPINLVYSQRNRSACVRIPITGSNPKAKRLEFRCPDSSGNPYLSFAAQLMAGLDGIKHKIEPPPPVDKDLYELPPDEAAEIPQAPTQLAAVIDRLEEDSEYLTEGGVFTPDLIETWINYKRDYELAPFNLRPTPYEFELYYDV